Genomic segment of Microbacterium hydrocarbonoxydans:
GCGCAGCAGCGTCGACAGTGCGAGGGGCGACAGGCGCCACAGCTCGCCGGGAAGCTCCGCGCCTTCGGTCGAGCGGATGACGGCCGGCCGCTCGACCGCGCCTTCGACCACCAGCATCCGGAACCTGTCCGAGGTGCGAACCTCGCCGATGAGCCGGGCGCCGAGAGCCTGCAGCTGCGGGTTGAGCGGTTCGCCGCTCAGGTGCGCCCCGAAGACGGCCACGTCGACGCTCGGGGTGTCGAGCGCGGCATCCGGCTCGGACTCGCCGAGAAGGCGGGCCGCGAGATCGAGCGCGACCTGGTCGTGGAACTTCGGCGTCACGATCGAGACGCCGAAGTGGCCCTCGCCGGCGACCTCGCCCGTCGGCACGGCGACGGCGGCCATGTCCATGAGGTTCACGAAGTTCGTGAAGGTGCCGACGGTGCTGTTCACGCCGATCGGGTCGGCCGCGACCTCGGCGACGGTCGGGTGGATCGGCGCGGTCGGGATGATCAGGGCGTCCGTGCCGTCGAGCACCTCTCGGGCCAGGCGGGTCGCGGCGGCGACGGCCTGCTGGGCGTCGATCACCGTCGTGCCGTCGATCTCTGCGGCGCGGGCGGCGATTGCGGCGACCGAGGGATCAGCCTGCTCGGGGTGTGCGGCGAGGAAGGCCCCGTACGACCAGGCCCGCTCGCTGACCAGGCCGCCGCCGTAGAGCAGGCGGGCGGTGGCGAGGAACGGAGCGATGTCGATCGTGCGGGTCTCGGCGCCCAGCGCCTCGAAGCGCGCGATCGTCTCGTCGAATGCCGCCAGGACTGCCGGCGAGAGAGCGGCGAGGTCGGCGCGTCGGGGCACGGCGATCACGGGTCGAGGCGGTGCCGCCTGCGGGGCGTCGAGGGCCCACGGCCTGCTCTTCGGGTCGCTCGTGGAGGGGCCGGCGATGACCGACATCACGCGGGCGGCGAGTCCGGTGGTACGGGTGAAGACCGAGACGGTGTCGTACGAGGGAGATGCCGGGAGCACTCCGTCGAGAGGCAGCAGTCCGAGGGTGGGCTTCACACCGAGGATGCCGTTGAAGGCGGCCGGAACCCGCCCCGAGCCCGCGGTATCGGTGCCGAGCGAGAAGTCGACGAGGTCGTGCCCGACCGCGGCGCCGGATCCCGAGCTCGATCCGCCGGCGACACGCTGGGGGTCGAGCGCGCTCGTGACGACGCCGTAGGGGCTGCGTGTTCCGACGAGTCCGGTGGCGAACTGATCCATGTTCGTCTTGCCGATCAGGATGGCGCCGGCATCGAGCAGCCGTGTGACGACGGTCGCGCTGCGCACGGGCACGCGAGTGAAGGCGGGGTGGGCGGCGGTGGTCGGAATGCCGGCCACATCGATGTTGTCTTTGACGGCGAACGTCAGTCCGGCGAGGGGGAGAGCCGGTCCCGCGGCGACGCGAGCGCGCACGCCCTCGGCATCCGCCTGGATCTCCGCAGCGCTGCGGCGGGTGATCCAGATGCTGGCGGGCGCGGCGTCCAGTGCGGTCAGCAGCGCCGCGACATCGGCGGAGACGGACTCGGAGGAAGAGAGGGAGATCATCGGTGCGGGTCCAATCCGGGGTTCATGTGGGAGATCTGCATGGCGCGGGCGGCGCGAGCCTCGACGATCGACTGCGACTGGCCGACGTGTGTGCGCAGGAAGTCGCGGGCTTCGCGGAGGCGCCCGGTGAGCACGAGTTCGAGGATCTCGAGGTGCTCGGTGATGGTCGCGTCGACCCGGTCCTGGGTGAGGTAGTCGTGCATGCGGATCGGGCGGATGCGGCGGTTCACGCGCTCCAACGCCTGGACCAGCTCGCGGTTGCCCGCGGCGCCCAGGAGGGCTGTGTGGAAGTGCTCGTCGGCGTCGACGAAACCGGGATCGGGGGTGATGCCGGTCTCGAGCCGTGTGACCCAGAGGTCCTGCTCGGCGGTGAGCTGGCTGCGCTCGTGCGCGATCGTCGGATCGGCGATGGCGCGATCGATGCCCTGCGACTCCAGCAGGATGCGCAGCTCGTAGAGGTCTGTGAACTCCTCGAGCGTGGGCATGTAGCGGTACAGCGCTCCGTCACGCTTGACGAGGAGGCCGTCTGCTTCGAGCCGCGCCAGGGCATCGCGCACCGGCGTGCGTGAGAGCTCGAAGCGCTCGGCGACGTTCTCTTCGGTGAAGCGGTGGAAGGGCGAGTAGAGCGCGGTGAGCAGCTCGGTTCGCAGCTGCTCGTAGACGCGGATGCGGGCGGGAAGCCGGCGCTCCGAGCCCGGATCCTGCGATGTGGCCAATGATGTATCCATTGCTGGACATCGTTCGGTATCCATGTTTCGGCGGTGTATCTGCGTCGTGCTCCCCGCGTTACGTTCTTCTCACATCCGACGCGTCCCCGGTCGTCGAGTGGGGTCCCGGTCGTCGAGCGAGACGAAACGTGCCGCGTCTGACGTTTCGTCTCAGTCGACTTCGTCGTCTTCGCTCAACGACCGGGACTCCCCGGTCGTCGAGCGGGGCCCAGCGGAGCGGTTTTCGTTCCCGGTCGTTGAGCGAGCCCGGCGCAGCCGAGCGAGACGAAACGTGGTGAGGTTTCGAGGTCGGCTTCTGACGTTTCGTCTCAGTCGACTTCGTCGTCTTCGCTCAACGACCGGGACTCCCCGGTCGTCGAGCGGGGCCCGCGGAGCGGTTTCCGCTCCCGGTCGTTGAGCGAGCCCGGCGCAGTCGAGCGAGACGAAAC
This window contains:
- the atzF gene encoding allophanate hydrolase, which gives rise to MISLSSSESVSADVAALLTALDAAPASIWITRRSAAEIQADAEGVRARVAAGPALPLAGLTFAVKDNIDVAGIPTTAAHPAFTRVPVRSATVVTRLLDAGAILIGKTNMDQFATGLVGTRSPYGVVTSALDPQRVAGGSSSGSGAAVGHDLVDFSLGTDTAGSGRVPAAFNGILGVKPTLGLLPLDGVLPASPSYDTVSVFTRTTGLAARVMSVIAGPSTSDPKSRPWALDAPQAAPPRPVIAVPRRADLAALSPAVLAAFDETIARFEALGAETRTIDIAPFLATARLLYGGGLVSERAWSYGAFLAAHPEQADPSVAAIAARAAEIDGTTVIDAQQAVAAATRLAREVLDGTDALIIPTAPIHPTVAEVAADPIGVNSTVGTFTNFVNLMDMAAVAVPTGEVAGEGHFGVSIVTPKFHDQVALDLAARLLGESEPDAALDTPSVDVAVFGAHLSGEPLNPQLQALGARLIGEVRTSDRFRMLVVEGAVERPAVIRSTEGAELPGELWRLSPLALSTLLRSIAAPLALGEIELSDGSTVLGFTASVDLTERDITAFGGWRAYRAASVVPATA
- a CDS encoding GntR family transcriptional regulator; this translates as MDTSLATSQDPGSERRLPARIRVYEQLRTELLTALYSPFHRFTEENVAERFELSRTPVRDALARLEADGLLVKRDGALYRYMPTLEEFTDLYELRILLESQGIDRAIADPTIAHERSQLTAEQDLWVTRLETGITPDPGFVDADEHFHTALLGAAGNRELVQALERVNRRIRPIRMHDYLTQDRVDATITEHLEILELVLTGRLREARDFLRTHVGQSQSIVEARAARAMQISHMNPGLDPHR